One Solibacillus sp. R5-41 DNA segment encodes these proteins:
- a CDS encoding DUF2332 domain-containing protein → MERLAMIFTRFAKQEAKGSSPLYEYWSLKIAQDIELLTLVQFIPPNQPKPNLFFAAVQYLAHEKNHPLADYFNQVSSGEFAQSFRQLQDFCKQYRAQLKVIFQTKLVQTNELNRAAYLYPIFSTIQAKSQKPLSLIEIGSSAGLLLNVDQYCYEIEEAGVKNIYGNENSKVHIFAENTGQPIGALSALNIDHRVGIDLNIVDLQNDEDSRWMQALIWPEHKMRKQQLENVQELNSEVRKTLLEGDFLSLIPKIMEQQDKTTQFVIFHTHVANQFSKELKQQLLHMLNELSFKQPIYHVYNNMDDNYVHVDYVRHGQTQAIRLLQTVDNHGKYFKWN, encoded by the coding sequence ATGGAGAGATTAGCAATGATTTTTACCCGGTTTGCAAAACAGGAAGCGAAAGGTAGCAGTCCATTATATGAATACTGGAGTTTGAAAATTGCACAAGATATCGAATTACTAACTTTAGTTCAATTTATTCCACCAAATCAACCAAAACCAAACTTATTTTTCGCAGCTGTACAATATTTGGCACATGAAAAAAACCATCCTTTAGCGGACTATTTTAATCAAGTTTCGTCAGGTGAATTTGCACAAAGTTTTAGACAGTTACAAGATTTTTGTAAGCAATATAGAGCACAATTAAAGGTTATTTTTCAAACGAAACTAGTTCAAACGAACGAACTCAATCGAGCTGCTTATTTGTATCCAATATTTAGTACCATTCAGGCTAAGAGTCAAAAGCCGTTATCACTTATTGAAATTGGTTCAAGTGCAGGTTTATTACTTAATGTAGATCAATATTGTTATGAAATTGAAGAAGCCGGAGTAAAAAATATTTATGGAAATGAAAACAGTAAGGTACATATTTTCGCGGAAAATACTGGCCAACCTATCGGAGCATTGAGTGCGTTAAACATTGATCATCGAGTGGGCATTGATTTAAATATAGTAGATTTACAAAATGATGAAGATTCTCGCTGGATGCAAGCGTTAATATGGCCAGAGCATAAAATGAGAAAACAGCAATTAGAAAATGTGCAAGAGTTGAATAGTGAAGTGCGGAAAACGTTGCTTGAAGGGGATTTTTTATCGTTGATACCAAAAATTATGGAGCAACAGGATAAAACAACGCAATTCGTAATTTTCCATACCCATGTTGCAAATCAATTTTCTAAAGAGTTGAAACAACAATTGTTGCATATGCTTAATGAATTAAGCTTTAAACAGCCAATTTATCATGTTTATAACAACATGGATGACAATTATGTACACGTCGACTATGTTCGTCATGGACAAACGCAAGCTATAAGATTATTACAAACGGTTGATAATCATGGGAAATATTTCAAATGGAATTGA
- the leuD gene encoding 3-isopropylmalate dehydratase small subunit — protein sequence MEPINIVNSVFAPLDRKNVDTDQIISKEFLKRIERTGFGQFVFYHWRFDKEGNVNQDFVLNKPQYNGAEILVAQDNFGCGSSREHAPWAILDYGFRVVIAPSFADIFYNNCFKNGILPIKLTEKECDELLENGLAQAQAIEVELETQTVKTGYGKMYSFTIDPYYKEMLLNGWDEISLTFKYEDQITAYEKNRIAY from the coding sequence ATGGAACCAATTAATATCGTCAATAGCGTATTTGCGCCACTAGATCGTAAAAATGTCGACACTGACCAAATTATTTCAAAAGAGTTTTTAAAGCGCATTGAACGCACAGGCTTTGGCCAATTCGTGTTTTATCACTGGCGATTTGATAAAGAAGGTAATGTGAATCAGGATTTTGTATTAAATAAACCGCAATATAATGGCGCGGAAATACTTGTCGCACAAGATAATTTTGGCTGTGGTTCTTCGCGTGAGCATGCACCATGGGCTATTTTAGACTATGGCTTCCGCGTAGTGATTGCACCTAGCTTTGCTGATATTTTCTACAATAACTGCTTTAAAAATGGGATTTTACCAATCAAACTAACAGAAAAAGAATGTGATGAACTGTTAGAAAATGGCTTAGCACAAGCGCAAGCCATTGAGGTAGAGTTAGAGACACAAACGGTAAAAACAGGCTACGGAAAAATGTACTCTTTTACGATTGATCCTTACTACAAAGAAATGCTATTAAACGGCTGGGATGAAATTTCGTTAACGTTTAAATACGAAGATCAAATCACAGCGTATGAGAAAAATCGTATTGCCTATTAA
- a CDS encoding LysR family transcriptional regulator, which yields MEIKWLKTFITTVETGNFRIAAEKLFISQPSITVHIKQLEESLNVQLFERHHTQIKLTSAGLFYYPLALNILKNIDESSRAVQLLSQQNKIQLAVALSPLLAETNLPQIIYQFSINYPQYEIDIIVEDSKYMDELILTNKVQLAICIGKSKIKKIHSEKISSSPLKLIYPLQEGEDNTRNFEQLQQLVEKYPLFSGHLEETMEVETLLEKDYPQLRKRTIKQSHIIKQFVKDGLGMAFLPESIIDQDLKDGFFTSFHFTFFYLPTVDLYMRHIRGDENLLPLLQAIREGNTK from the coding sequence ATGGAAATCAAATGGTTAAAAACATTTATTACGACCGTTGAAACTGGTAATTTTCGTATCGCTGCAGAAAAATTATTCATTTCTCAGCCGAGTATAACGGTCCATATTAAACAATTAGAGGAAAGCCTAAATGTTCAGCTTTTTGAACGACATCATACACAAATCAAACTTACTTCAGCAGGTCTTTTTTATTATCCGTTAGCTTTAAATATTTTAAAAAATATAGATGAAAGTAGCCGAGCAGTGCAATTACTTTCACAACAAAATAAAATACAGCTAGCTGTTGCCCTTTCGCCCCTTCTCGCAGAAACGAATTTACCACAAATTATTTATCAGTTTTCAATTAATTATCCACAATATGAGATCGATATTATTGTCGAGGATTCAAAATATATGGATGAACTCATTCTTACTAATAAAGTTCAACTAGCTATTTGCATTGGGAAAAGTAAAATTAAAAAAATTCATTCTGAAAAAATTAGTTCAAGCCCGCTGAAATTGATTTACCCATTACAAGAAGGTGAAGATAATACGAGGAATTTTGAGCAGCTTCAACAACTGGTAGAGAAATATCCATTGTTTTCAGGACATTTAGAGGAAACAATGGAAGTTGAAACATTGCTAGAAAAAGACTATCCACAATTGCGAAAAAGAACAATCAAGCAAAGTCATATCATAAAACAATTCGTTAAAGACGGACTCGGGATGGCATTTTTACCAGAATCCATAATTGACCAAGATTTGAAAGATGGCTTTTTTACGAGTTTCCATTTTACATTTTTTTATTTACCTACTGTCGATTTGTATATGCGCCATATTCGGGGAGATGAAAATTTATTGCCATTATTACAAGCAATTCGTGAGGGAAACACGAAATAA
- a CDS encoding ABC transporter ATP-binding protein → MNEKLLTVNDLRVSFITGESEFEAVKGVSFHVNKGETLGIVGESGSGKSVTARSIMRLLPSPPSFLKSGTITFQDKNLITQSEKQMEGIRGKDISMIFQDPMTSTNPTIRIGEQIAEGLIKHQGLSKQQAYEKTIELLKLVGIKNSEERYEQYPHEFSGGMRQRVMIAMALACNPSLLIADEPTTALDVTIQAQILSLMKQIQERLGTSIILITHDLGVVAGMCDRVIVMKEGEIVEEGTTEEIFANPQHPYTINLLNALPKLHEKKEPKQLPNVGSDVDLTVPLVEVKNLSKHFELTKGNVLKAVNDLTFQIYPGETLGLVGESGSGKSTTGRTLLQLHDPTDGEVLYKGVPVTRLTKMELKSMRRHMQMIFQDPYSSLNPRKKILDIIGEALDVHKLVTSKEQRRARVEELLELVGLNKEHARRYPHEFSGGQRQRIGIARALAVEPNFIVCDEPLSALDVSIQKQVVDLLKDLQQRLGLTYLFIAHDLSMVKHISDRVAVMYGGKIVELAESEELYANPQHPYTKMLLNSIPIPDPVIEKQKKRQVMSEEELMNNRFDVENTTLVEVSKDHWVAK, encoded by the coding sequence ATGAATGAAAAACTATTAACTGTAAATGATTTGCGCGTTTCGTTTATTACGGGAGAATCAGAATTCGAAGCAGTAAAAGGGGTTAGCTTCCATGTAAACAAAGGAGAAACGTTAGGCATTGTTGGAGAATCAGGTAGTGGAAAAAGTGTAACTGCTCGTTCGATTATGCGCCTACTCCCTTCTCCCCCTTCTTTTTTAAAATCTGGGACCATTACATTTCAAGACAAAAATTTAATTACGCAATCCGAAAAACAAATGGAAGGTATACGCGGAAAAGATATTAGTATGATTTTCCAAGATCCCATGACCTCAACGAATCCAACCATTCGTATTGGTGAACAAATAGCTGAAGGTTTAATTAAGCATCAAGGCTTATCTAAACAACAAGCCTATGAAAAAACAATCGAGCTTTTAAAATTAGTAGGAATTAAAAATAGTGAAGAACGCTATGAACAATATCCACATGAGTTTAGTGGCGGGATGCGTCAGCGTGTCATGATTGCGATGGCCCTTGCGTGTAACCCTTCTCTACTCATTGCCGATGAACCTACAACTGCGCTGGACGTGACCATTCAAGCCCAAATTTTAAGCTTAATGAAGCAAATTCAGGAACGTTTAGGCACGTCCATTATTTTAATTACACATGATTTAGGTGTCGTTGCAGGTATGTGTGACCGCGTGATCGTTATGAAGGAAGGCGAAATTGTGGAAGAAGGCACGACTGAAGAAATTTTCGCCAACCCACAGCACCCTTATACAATAAATCTTTTAAACGCTTTACCGAAATTACATGAAAAGAAAGAACCGAAGCAACTGCCAAATGTTGGTTCCGATGTCGATTTAACAGTGCCATTAGTTGAAGTGAAAAATCTGTCCAAGCATTTTGAATTGACAAAAGGCAACGTATTAAAAGCGGTAAACGATTTAACATTCCAAATCTACCCTGGTGAAACACTTGGACTTGTTGGGGAATCCGGTTCAGGAAAATCAACGACTGGCCGGACGCTGCTCCAATTGCATGATCCGACTGATGGTGAGGTGCTTTATAAAGGGGTACCTGTAACGCGTTTAACGAAAATGGAGCTAAAAAGCATGCGACGCCATATGCAAATGATTTTTCAGGACCCGTACTCATCCCTCAACCCGCGTAAAAAAATACTCGATATTATCGGAGAGGCGCTAGATGTACATAAGCTTGTCACGTCAAAAGAGCAGCGACGTGCTAGAGTGGAAGAATTATTAGAACTGGTAGGCTTAAATAAAGAACATGCACGCCGTTATCCACACGAATTTAGTGGTGGTCAACGACAGCGAATCGGTATTGCCCGTGCATTAGCGGTAGAGCCGAATTTTATCGTATGTGATGAGCCATTATCTGCCCTTGACGTATCCATCCAAAAGCAAGTAGTTGATTTATTAAAAGACTTACAGCAACGGCTTGGCTTAACGTATTTATTTATTGCACATGATTTATCAATGGTAAAACACATTAGTGACCGTGTCGCAGTTATGTATGGAGGGAAAATTGTGGAGCTAGCAGAAAGCGAAGAATTGTACGCGAATCCACAGCATCCTTATACAAAAATGCTGCTTAACTCCATCCCTATTCCAGACCCGGTCATTGAAAAGCAAAAAAAGCGACAAGTTATGTCCGAAGAAGAATTAATGAACAACCGTTTCGATGTGGAAAACACAACGCTTGTCGAAGTTTCGAAAGATCACTGGGTAGCTAAATAA
- a CDS encoding ABC transporter permease yields MGKSNDARRKNLVHNSYQKNASKKSYLIAYFVLGFPVHLITLLLYLVKGSKASYLENVALLKEQFIHDGKFESWCKEYREQELTKAQFFKQAIDEQKLGDHAKVLATQRVQREVEKIMASKGIEKHTYTNYFGHLLKNPLFLAISFIPGMLMYLLLIISSNPFVRFVFERFIQSAFVILGVATLVFTILYISPFDPARNLLGVEATQEQINNFNRLYGLDQPYLVQLWHSLTGLFTFDLGTSFAGKEDVTQSIINKFPVTLEIALFSLLMAIAIAIPVGIISAVRPNTLFDYVLMFIALIGLSIPSFWQGLIFILTFSLELKWFPATYNPNNWMSLVLPIVVLGTSLSASIARMTRSSMLEVIHEDYIITAKAKGLSERKVITKHAIRNAMIPIITVIGLLFGGMLGGASVVEKVFNINGIGSYIVDKQFIPDIPAILGGVVYIAITISIVNMLIDILYAFFDPRIRSKMKKS; encoded by the coding sequence ATGGGTAAATCGAACGATGCTAGGAGGAAGAATTTAGTTCATAATAGCTATCAAAAAAACGCATCGAAAAAAAGTTATTTAATTGCGTATTTTGTTCTTGGTTTTCCTGTGCATCTCATAACGTTGCTCCTCTATTTAGTAAAGGGTTCGAAAGCATCCTATTTAGAAAATGTGGCGCTACTAAAGGAGCAGTTCATACATGATGGAAAGTTTGAGTCATGGTGCAAGGAATATAGAGAACAGGAACTGACGAAAGCGCAATTTTTTAAACAAGCTATTGACGAGCAAAAATTAGGGGATCATGCAAAAGTGCTCGCTACACAGCGCGTGCAACGTGAAGTAGAAAAAATAATGGCTTCAAAGGGGATTGAGAAACATACATATACAAATTATTTTGGTCATTTGTTAAAAAATCCGTTGTTTTTAGCTATTAGCTTCATTCCAGGAATGCTTATGTACTTGCTGCTAATAATAAGTAGTAATCCGTTTGTGCGATTCGTATTTGAGCGCTTCATTCAGAGTGCATTTGTTATTTTAGGTGTGGCGACGTTAGTCTTTACAATTCTTTATATTTCGCCGTTTGACCCGGCAAGAAATTTACTAGGTGTCGAAGCAACGCAAGAGCAAATTAACAATTTCAACCGTTTATATGGATTAGATCAGCCGTATCTTGTTCAGCTTTGGCATTCATTAACGGGACTCTTTACCTTTGATCTTGGGACTTCGTTTGCAGGGAAGGAAGATGTCACACAAAGTATTATTAATAAATTCCCTGTGACATTAGAAATTGCCTTATTCTCGTTATTGATGGCGATTGCGATTGCCATTCCAGTTGGCATTATTTCAGCAGTAAGACCGAATACATTATTCGATTACGTATTGATGTTCATTGCCTTAATCGGCTTATCGATTCCGAGCTTTTGGCAAGGGTTAATCTTTATTTTAACTTTTTCATTAGAATTAAAGTGGTTCCCAGCGACCTATAACCCAAACAATTGGATGTCACTAGTGCTCCCAATTGTAGTACTCGGAACATCACTTTCAGCATCCATAGCCCGTATGACGCGTTCAAGTATGCTGGAAGTTATTCATGAGGATTACATTATTACAGCGAAAGCAAAAGGATTAAGTGAACGAAAAGTGATTACAAAACATGCGATTCGTAATGCGATGATTCCAATTATTACGGTTATCGGACTATTATTCGGTGGCATGTTGGGCGGGGCGTCAGTCGTTGAGAAAGTATTCAATATTAACGGAATCGGTAGCTATATCGTGGATAAGCAGTTCATTCCAGATATTCCAGCCATTTTAGGTGGGGTTGTATATATTGCGATTACGATATCAATTGTTAATATGCTGATCGATATTTTATACGCATTCTTTGATCCACGCATTCGTTCGAAAATGAAAAAGTCCTAG
- a CDS encoding ABC transporter permease yields the protein MKFISDVKLLLKITQEYVNAQFTLAFSAIFSALFLIYSFNFSEGVWRPYVVALFAIYAVTTLYVWLASQLIKKDLANEREITKRTRLLGYPLILTIFLGNVFAAGFGFMLVTKNKTVEYTFAVYAFQTQIFIVMISGVNIFKPYVVDTFLLAMGVFIVLAIVYLVVAILIARKVTLNYAPKWMQILGFLLLLPVLTGNFFSFLLGITLIRKARNSDPSAIEKWQKMWHKILRNTMAVFGLFFIVFMFSLSVVSSWTFDYDFAVQNNYSALLQTPSLEYPLGTDNFGRDLFSRIIFGAQISLIVGFSATVIPALVGGALGAISGYYGKNTDNIIMRLLDVLYAIPGILLAIAIIAAFGANTVNLIVALSVGAIPTYARTMRANVLQISNYEFVESARALGASDRSIIFKHIVPNALAPMIVKATLTIGGAVISTSSLSFLGLGIEPHIPEWGNILKVGSTYLESHSYLAIFPGLCIMLLVLSCNFFGDGLRDALDPKAN from the coding sequence GTGAAATTCATATCAGATGTAAAACTGCTTTTGAAAATAACACAAGAATATGTCAATGCACAGTTTACGCTTGCCTTTTCTGCCATTTTTTCAGCGCTGTTTTTAATTTATAGCTTCAATTTTTCAGAAGGTGTATGGAGACCGTATGTTGTCGCATTGTTTGCCATATATGCAGTGACCACATTATACGTCTGGCTTGCATCTCAATTAATAAAAAAAGATTTAGCAAACGAACGTGAAATTACAAAGCGTACCCGTTTACTTGGGTATCCGCTTATACTGACGATATTTTTGGGGAATGTATTTGCAGCAGGCTTTGGATTTATGCTCGTAACGAAAAATAAAACAGTCGAATATACTTTTGCGGTATATGCATTTCAAACACAAATCTTTATTGTCATGATTTCGGGCGTAAACATTTTTAAGCCGTATGTTGTCGATACATTTTTACTTGCGATGGGTGTATTTATTGTATTAGCGATTGTTTACTTAGTTGTGGCAATATTAATTGCGCGCAAGGTGACATTAAATTATGCACCAAAATGGATGCAAATACTTGGGTTCCTTTTATTATTACCGGTGCTAACGGGGAATTTCTTCTCCTTTTTACTAGGCATTACCTTAATACGGAAAGCACGTAATTCGGATCCATCTGCTATTGAAAAGTGGCAAAAAATGTGGCATAAAATTTTACGCAATACGATGGCTGTATTTGGGTTATTTTTCATCGTCTTTATGTTTTCTCTCTCAGTTGTAAGTAGTTGGACGTTTGATTATGACTTTGCGGTGCAAAATAATTATAGTGCGCTGTTACAAACGCCATCGCTTGAATATCCTTTAGGCACAGATAACTTTGGAAGAGATTTATTTTCTCGTATTATTTTCGGCGCACAAATTTCACTCATTGTTGGTTTTAGTGCAACGGTCATCCCAGCATTAGTTGGTGGAGCACTCGGCGCAATTTCAGGCTATTACGGGAAAAATACCGATAATATCATTATGCGTTTGTTAGATGTGCTGTATGCAATTCCTGGTATTTTACTTGCAATTGCGATTATTGCAGCATTTGGAGCGAACACAGTGAATTTAATTGTTGCGCTAAGTGTAGGGGCGATTCCGACGTATGCCCGTACGATGCGCGCCAATGTTTTACAAATTTCAAACTACGAATTTGTTGAATCAGCCCGTGCATTAGGGGCGTCGGACCGCTCGATTATTTTTAAACATATCGTACCTAATGCCCTGGCGCCAATGATTGTTAAAGCAACGCTAACAATCGGTGGCGCGGTTATTTCAACAAGTAGTTTAAGCTTCCTAGGACTAGGTATCGAGCCACATATTCCTGAGTGGGGCAATATTTTAAAAGTAGGTAGTACGTATTTAGAGTCCCATTCGTATTTAGCGATTTTCCCAGGGCTATGTATTATGTTGCTCGTTCTGTCATGTAACTTTTTTGGCGACGGACTGCGCGATGCATTAGACCCGAAAGCAAACTAA